The following proteins come from a genomic window of Sorghum bicolor cultivar BTx623 chromosome 3, Sorghum_bicolor_NCBIv3, whole genome shotgun sequence:
- the LOC110434039 gene encoding alliin lyase-like, producing MELAGARPHATRGPAGGLAIGLLYSSLLLNAIFLAHHFLLSPSRPLLRDDDGGGSSCGLTWSLQAAREAEAVAAVECSGHGQVFLDGVAGEDGRPGCECNSCFAGPDCSLRTPNCTADADSGNPLFLEPYWRRHAAASAVVFSGWHRMSYTTTGRFQSVELERQIRRLHRAVGNAVADDKHLVFASGSLQLINALVHALSPDATAASPPSRVVAAAPYYPSYRSQTSMFDGREYRWAGTTALWTNASRTNSTDGFIEFVTSPNNPDAMLRKPVLCSSAAAIVDHAYYWPHFTHIPAAADEDIMMFTISKPSGHAGSRFGWALIRDDKVAERALDYLSNSNMGASRDTQLRMLGIVRFMLANLHGEDDIFGFGHGVMRSRWLRLSAVVSRSRRISLQKIMPEYCTYFNRVRQPSPAYAWVKCEREEDGDCYEALLKANIISRTGVQYEASSRYTRISLLKSDDDFDVLMERLQELVDAEKHDDASNGSSSM from the exons ATGGAGCTGGCAGGTGCACGGCCGCATGCAACACGAGGCCCTGCCGGCGGCCTCGCGATCGGCCTCCTCTACTCATCGCTGCTCCTCAACGCCATCTTCCTCGCGCACCACTTCTTGCTCTCGCCGTCCCGGCCGCTGCTCCGTGACGACGACGGCGGTGGCAGCAGCTGCGGGCTCACCTGGTCTCTGCAGGCGGCCAGGGAGGCCGAGGCGGTGGCCGCCGTGGAGTGCTCGGGCCACGGGCAGGTGTTCCTCGATGGCGTCGCCGGCGAGGACGGGAGGCCCGGGTGCGAGTGCAACAGCTGCTTCGCGGGGCCGGACTGCTCCCTTCGCACGCCCAACTGCACCGCCGACGCCGACAG CGGGAACCCGTTGTTCTTGGAGCCGTACTGGCGGCGTCACGCGGCGGCCAGCGCCGTGGTGTTCTCCGGGTGGCACCGCATGAGCTACACCACCACCGGCCGCTTCCAGTCCGTGGAGCTGGAGCGCCAGATCCGGCGCCTGCACAGGGCCGTAGGCAACGCCGTCGCAGACGACAAGCACCTGGTCTTCGCCAGCGGCTCCCTGCAGCTCATCAACGCGCTGGTGCACGCGCTGTCCCCGGACGCCACGGCCGCCTCGCCGCCGTCCAGAGTGGTCGCGGCCGCGCCGTATTACCCG TCGTACAGATCGCAAACCTCCATGTTCGACGGCCGCGAGTACAGGTGGGCCGGAACCACGGCCTTGTGGACCAACGCGTCACGGACCAACTCCACCGACGGCTTCATCGAGTTCGTCACGTCGCCAAACAACCCGGACGCCATGCTCCGCAAGCCCGTCCTCTGCAGCTCGGCGGCGGCCATCGTCGACCACGCCTACTACTGGCCGCACTTCACCCACATCCCTGCGGCCGCCGACGAGGACATCATGATGTTCACCATCTCCAAGCCTTCCGGCCATGCTGGCAGCAGATTCGG ATGGGCGCTGATCAGGGATGACAAGGTGGCCGAGCGGGCGTTAGACTACCTGTCGAACAGCAACATGGGTGCGTCCCGGGACACCCAGCTGCGGATGCTGGGGATCGTCAGGTTCATGCTGGCCAACCTGCACGGCGAGGACGACATCTTCGGCTTCGGGCACGGCGTGATGCGCAGCAGGTGGCTCAGGCTGAGCGCCGTCGTGTCGCGGTCCCGCCGCATCTCGCTGCAGAAGATCATGCCCGAGTACTGCACCTACTTCAACAGGGTCAGACAGCCATCCCCAG CCTACGCGTGGGTGAAGTGCGAGAGGGAGGAAGACGGAGACTGCTACGAGGCGCTGCTGAAGGCGAATATCATCTCGCGCACCGGCGTCCAATATGAGGCGAGCAGCAGGTACACGAGGATCAGCCTCCTCAAGTCGGACGACGACTTCGACGTGCTCATGGAGAGGCTTCAAGAACTTGTCGATGCCGAGAAGCACGACGACGCTTCCAACGGTTCCAGCTCAATGTGA